ATCTGGTGCGGTCAAATGTACGGTGAATATCGCAGTCAATCGTCCCACGAGCCGGGACGACCAGCCAGATTGGTTTAGCTTGGAAATGTGGGATAAAACCGCAAAAGTTGCGGCAGATTACGTCAAAAAGGGTAGTCTGATTGGAATTCAAGGCTCACTCAGGATCGAGACTTGGACAGATCGCAATACCGGTGCGCCTCGTTCAAAACCTGTAATTCGAGTCAGTCGCTTGGATTTATTGGGTTCTAAGCGAGACAACGCAGCAGCAGGAATGAATCAATATTCGGATGGGGAGTTCTAGGATTAAGAGCGAGCAAGGGACGCGGAGGCGAATCTTCTCCCTAGTCCTAATGTTAAGATGAGAGCAAATTCGAGTCAGGCAAAAGCAGCATTTTTGCTCGTTTAGATCGCTCCTCCCGTGTTGCCTAAAAAGTTCTATCCACTTCCGTATCCGATCGCGCGGCGAATCGTCAACTTTTTTTGTCGAGTCGGTGGCGTTCCTAATATCAACCAGCTAGAAGCTAGAATTCATAAGAAGGAAGCCGCTCTCGGTCAGATGGCGAAACAGCAAAAGGCACTCTACCGGGTTATTAGCAAGATTCGCGCTTCCTTAGACCTCGAAACGATTTTTCGCACTGCCACCAAAGAAACTTGCAAACTTCTGGGTGTAGAACGCATCGCGGTTTATCGATTTTCTGAAGATTGGGGTGGCGAGTTTATCGGCGATTGTGAATTTGCAGAGGTGGGTTGGGACGATCTCGAAACATTAGGAAAAAATACCATTTGGAATGATACTCACCTCCAGGAAAATCAGGGGGGTCGATATCGCAATAACGAAAATCTAGTGGTTGCAGATGTGTACGCCGCAGGACTCTCTCAATGCCATTTGGAGATTTTAGAGCAATTTCATATTCGTGCCTACGCGACGGCTCCTATTTTTATCGGACAGAAATTGTGGGGAGTCCTCGCGGCATATCAACACTCGCAATCCCACGAATGGCAAGATTTGGAAGTCCAATTTTTATCTCAGGTGGCGACACAGTTGGGATTTGCAGTTAAACAAGCAGAGTTGTTAGGTCAAACAGAGCAGAAAGCGGCAGATTTGCGAGCAGCGAACGAGCAACAGCAGATTTTGTTAAATTCGATCGCGGAAATTCGCGAGTCTCTCGATCTCGATACGCTGTTTCAAACAACGGTGCGAGAAGTCCGCAGAATAATGAATGCAGATCGAGTTGGGATCTTTAAATTCGATGAAGGTTCTGACTGCCAATCGGGGGAATTTGTCGCGGAGGACATCTTACCAGAATTCAATCCCGCGATCGCGGTGAAGGTTCGCGATCCTTGTTTTGCAGAACGTTACGCTGCTCATTACCAGCAAGGACGAATACAAGTCATCTCAGATGTTTTTAAAGCAGGATTCAAAGTCTGTCATCTCGAAATCCTAGAACAGTTCCAAATTAAAGCGAAAATTGTCGTGCATCTTATTAAGGGGAACAGACTTTGGGGATTGCTCTGCATCAATCAGTGCGGTCATCCGCGCCACTGGAAATTGGCTGAAGTGCAGTTTGTCAAACAACTCGCAGCCCAGTTTAGCGTAGCACTCAACCACGCAGAGTTGTTGGCTCAGTCTCGCTCTCAGGCAGAGCAATTGACGCAAGCGATTCAAGCGCTTCAACAGTCCAATGAGAAGTTAGAAGCACTGACGAACCTCGATGCTCTGACTCAAGTTGGCAATCGCCGCTTTTTTGATGAGG
This Lusitaniella coriacea LEGE 07157 DNA region includes the following protein-coding sequences:
- a CDS encoding sensor domain-containing diguanylate cyclase, with protein sequence MPKKFYPLPYPIARRIVNFFCRVGGVPNINQLEARIHKKEAALGQMAKQQKALYRVISKIRASLDLETIFRTATKETCKLLGVERIAVYRFSEDWGGEFIGDCEFAEVGWDDLETLGKNTIWNDTHLQENQGGRYRNNENLVVADVYAAGLSQCHLEILEQFHIRAYATAPIFIGQKLWGVLAAYQHSQSHEWQDLEVQFLSQVATQLGFAVKQAELLGQTEQKAADLRAANEQQQILLNSIAEIRESLDLDTLFQTTVREVRRIMNADRVGIFKFDEGSDCQSGEFVAEDILPEFNPAIAVKVRDPCFAERYAAHYQQGRIQVISDVFKAGFKVCHLEILEQFQIKAKIVVHLIKGNRLWGLLCINQCGHPRHWKLAEVQFVKQLAAQFSVALNHAELLAQSRSQAEQLTQAIQALQQSNEKLEALTNLDALTQVGNRRFFDEVLEKEWLRLRRMQNHLSLILFDIDNFKSYNDRYGHPSGDECLIQVARASQRVLQRPADVLARYGGEEFAVILPETDGEGAIRVAKQIQDAIKQLEIPNAGLWEDRPFVTVSLGIVSEIPAEEKSVGGLIDRADAALYEAKAKGRDTWVCDGGDRREPRWITSDSSDKDRHRD
- a CDS encoding single-stranded DNA-binding protein, with product MNLNVVNLVGRAGSDAEARWFESGAVKCTVNIAVNRPTSRDDQPDWFSLEMWDKTAKVAADYVKKGSLIGIQGSLRIETWTDRNTGAPRSKPVIRVSRLDLLGSKRDNAAAGMNQYSDGEF